Genomic window (Leisingera methylohalidivorans DSM 14336):
GTCCAGCGCCCGGCCCAGCGAGCGTGGCAGGCGGTCGGAGTCTTCGCCATAGGGCGACAGCGTCGGCGGCGGCGCCTCCAGCCCTTCGGTGATCCCTGCCAAGCCTGCAATGATCTGGGCCGCCAGCGCGTAATAGGGGTTGGCCGAACTGTCCGGCGCGCGGTTTTCAATCCGGCTGGCGGTATCGCCCGGCTGCATCAGCGCCCGCAGCATGGCGCCGCGGTTGTCCTCGCCCCAGCCGATCCGGTTCGGGGCCAGCTGGAACGGCAGATAGCGTTTGTAGCTGTTGACGGTCGGCGCGATCAGCAACGATGTTTCCGTGGCGTATTTCAGCAGCCCCGCCATCCAGGCGCTGGCCTGCGGGCTGAGCTCCCCGGCGGCTTCCGGCATGAACAACTGCCGCCCGCTGGCTTGATCCTGCAGCGACTGATGCACGTGCCAGCCGTTGGCCATGGCGCCCGCCAGCCGCGGCTTGGCCATGAAGCTGGCGTGCAGGCCATTGCGGGCGCAGACTTCCTTGACCATGGTGCGGAACATCACCATCGCATCCGCCTGGGCCATGGCGCCACCGGGGGCAAAGGTGAATTCCACCTGACCGGGGCCCATTTCAATCTCAACCGAGCGCACCGGCAGACCCAGTTTCTGGGCATTGCGGCGCAGCAGGTCCAGCACGCCCTCCACCTCGCCATAGCAGGTTTCGGCCAGATACTGATAGCCTCGCGTCAAGTTGCGGGGCTGTTCCGGCGCGCCGGGCCGGGCTGCCGCATCGCCGGCGGCGGAACGGCCGGCCAGTTCGCAAATGTGAAACTCCGCCTCCAGCCCGAAGCTGGCCGCCATCCCCTGCCCCTCCAAGGCCTCGACCGCCCGCTGCAGCACGCTGCAGGACGCAAATGGGACCGGGCTGCCGTCCGGATAGACCGGCGTGCAGAAGATCCAGGCGGAATGGCCGGACCACGGCAGTGCGCGGAAGGTATCCGGGCGCGGCACCAGCAGCACGTCGCCCGCGCCCCGCATCGGCCCGGCCAGGCCGGTGCTGCCCTCCCAGACCGGAAACGCATTGCGGTGCGAGGTGTCCTTGAGCAGCAGCGTCGCAGGCACGTTTAGGCCGCGGTCAAAGATGCTGGCAAAAGCGCCGGCCATCACCGTCTTGCCGCGCAAAAGCCCGTGCTGATCGGGGAACAGAACCCGCACCGTCTCGATCCCGTCGAACTGCGCGCGGGAGGTGATCTCCGCCGCCTGACGGCAATCCTCGGCACTCAGCAGCCCCAGGCGGGCCAGTTTGCCGGATGTGAATTCATGTGCCATGGGCGGCCTCTTGGCTAGCGGGCTGCCTGAAATTGCACCGGAACCGGGGGCGCGTCCAGCACCCGGCGGAGATTTCCCAGGCGCGGCGGCGCAAAGCAGCGGCTCCGGCGGCTTTGCCGCTTGACAGCGTTCGCAAATCGCACATTGTGGCGAGCATTCGCACAAAACCGCCGCAGGCAACGGCGTTTTCACAATCGGGACGGGCAGCATCAAATGACCACTGCGGAACAGGACAGGAATGTTTCTTCGAGCTTTGCCAAGGGGCTGGCGGTACTGGCAGTGTTTGACGCGGCGACGCCCAGCTTGACATTGGCCGAGATCGCCCGCCGCACCGGCCAGGACCGGGCCACGGCGCGGCGCGGCGCGCTGACGCTGGTGCAGGCGGGCTATCTGCGCCAGGACGGGCGGATGCTGGCGCTGACGCCGCGGGTGCTGGCGCTGGCGGGCGGGTTCCTGCAGGCCAACCAGTTCGGCCGCCGGGTGCAGCCGGTGCTGAACCGCCACGCCCGGCAGATGGAGGTCGAGGTGACGCTGGCGATGCTGGATCGGGGCCGGGTGCTGGTGCTGGCGCAATCGACCGTGGAGCATGGTCATATCACCTATGGCTTCACCGCCGGCTCGCACATTCCGCTTGCCCATACCAGCCTGGGGCGGATGCTGCTGGCCGGGCTGCCGCAAGAGGAGGCGGCGGCGGTGCTGGCCAAGACGCAGGTGCCGCGCCACACCGGCCAGTCGCTGACCGATCCCGGTGCCATTCTTGAGCGTGTCGCACAGGCCCGCGAACAAGGCTATTGCATCACCGACAGCGAGTTCGAGGGCGGCATCACCGGCTATGCGGTACCGGTCTCGCGCCCCGGCCATACGCCCATCGTTGTCGGCAGTTCCGCCCCGCGCGGGCAGCAGCCGCAGGCGGATGCGGAACGGCTGCTGCGCGGGCTGCAGCTGTGCGCGGCGGAGCTGCGCCAGGCCGAGGCGGTGGACCACCTCTGACATCTGCGCCGGAAACCCCGTATTGTATTGCACGCCGCCCTTGCTAGGCTGACACCGGATATTTCCGCAGGAGCATTTCGATGATGAAACAGACTGCTTTGGCCGCCGCCCTGTGCGGCCCCCTGTGCGCCGCGCTGGCCCCGGCCGCATCTGCCAAGGATGCCGAAGGCACCGTGGTTTCCGTTCTGGGCCGCCATTGGGCGGTTTTCCCGGTCGCGGACGCAGCGGGCCGCTACAGCGCCACGCGGATGAACCTGGAGCATTTGCCCTTCCGCCCGCCTGCGGTGCTGACCGCGCGCCAGGCGGTGCGGGCCCTGCGCGCGGCCACCGGCTGCAGCGTCAACATTGACACGATGGTGCGCAATATCACCGGCACC
Coding sequences:
- a CDS encoding glutamine synthetase family protein codes for the protein MAHEFTSGKLARLGLLSAEDCRQAAEITSRAQFDGIETVRVLFPDQHGLLRGKTVMAGAFASIFDRGLNVPATLLLKDTSHRNAFPVWEGSTGLAGPMRGAGDVLLVPRPDTFRALPWSGHSAWIFCTPVYPDGSPVPFASCSVLQRAVEALEGQGMAASFGLEAEFHICELAGRSAAGDAAARPGAPEQPRNLTRGYQYLAETCYGEVEGVLDLLRRNAQKLGLPVRSVEIEMGPGQVEFTFAPGGAMAQADAMVMFRTMVKEVCARNGLHASFMAKPRLAGAMANGWHVHQSLQDQASGRQLFMPEAAGELSPQASAWMAGLLKYATETSLLIAPTVNSYKRYLPFQLAPNRIGWGEDNRGAMLRALMQPGDTASRIENRAPDSSANPYYALAAQIIAGLAGITEGLEAPPPTLSPYGEDSDRLPRSLGRALDGFGGSLMCRAALGEAFTSYLLQLKQFEWDRYLDTVSEWEQAEYFNLL
- a CDS encoding IclR family transcriptional regulator; the encoded protein is MTTAEQDRNVSSSFAKGLAVLAVFDAATPSLTLAEIARRTGQDRATARRGALTLVQAGYLRQDGRMLALTPRVLALAGGFLQANQFGRRVQPVLNRHARQMEVEVTLAMLDRGRVLVLAQSTVEHGHITYGFTAGSHIPLAHTSLGRMLLAGLPQEEAAAVLAKTQVPRHTGQSLTDPGAILERVAQAREQGYCITDSEFEGGITGYAVPVSRPGHTPIVVGSSAPRGQQPQADAERLLRGLQLCAAELRQAEAVDHL